A window from Flavobacterium sp. 83 encodes these proteins:
- the recQ gene encoding DNA helicase RecQ, whose product MNSNEIDIHKELKKYFGFSQFRGLQEQVIKSLLNKQNTFVIMPTGGGKSLCYQLPALIQEGTAIVVSPLIALMKNQVDAIRSLSSENGVAHVLNSSLTKTEITQVKKDITSGLTKLLYVAPESLTKEEYVAFLQTVPISFVAIDEAHCISEWGHDFRPEYRNLKHIIKQLGDVPIIGLTATATPKVQEDILKNLDMTDATTFKASFNRPNLYYEVRTKTKNIESDIIRFIKQHKGKSGIIYCLSRKKVEAIAEVLQVNGISAVPYHAGLDAKTRAKHQDMFLMEDVDVVVATIAFGMGIDKPDVRFVIHHDIPKSLESYYQETGRAGRDGGEGHCLAYYSYKDVEKLEKFMSGKPVAEQEIGFALLQEVVAYAETSMSRRRFLLHYFGEEFDDVNGDGADMDDNVRNPKTKVEALDEVVKLLEVVRDTKHLYKSKEVVFTLIGRVNAVIKAHRTDTQSFFGCGSEHDEKYWMALLRQVLVAGLLSKDIETYGIVKITEKGLHFIKNRESFMMSEDHEYNESEDEAIVTAAKSTGTADELLMGMLRDLRKKVSKKLGVPPFVVFQDPSLEDMALKYPISQEELINIHGVGEGKAKKYGAAFLELISRYVDDNDIIRPEDLVVKSTGVNSVNKLYIIQNIDRKLSLDDIASAKGLKMDDLIKEMEQIVYSGTKLNIKYWIDDMLDDDQQEEIHDYFMESESDNIEEALKEFEGDYDIDELRLMRIKFISEVAN is encoded by the coding sequence ATGAATTCAAACGAAATTGATATCCACAAAGAATTAAAAAAATATTTTGGCTTCAGTCAATTTAGAGGATTGCAAGAACAAGTTATTAAAAGTCTACTTAATAAGCAAAACACATTTGTTATTATGCCAACAGGAGGCGGGAAGTCACTTTGTTATCAATTGCCTGCCCTAATTCAAGAAGGGACTGCTATTGTAGTTTCGCCTTTAATCGCTTTGATGAAAAATCAGGTTGATGCCATTCGTAGTTTGTCTTCCGAAAATGGTGTTGCCCATGTTTTAAACTCTTCCCTGACCAAAACTGAAATCACACAGGTTAAAAAGGACATTACTTCCGGTTTAACCAAATTGTTATATGTTGCTCCTGAATCATTAACTAAAGAAGAATATGTTGCTTTCCTCCAGACAGTACCCATTTCTTTTGTGGCTATCGATGAAGCGCATTGTATCTCGGAATGGGGGCATGATTTTAGACCGGAATACCGGAATCTAAAACACATTATCAAACAATTAGGGGATGTGCCTATCATTGGCTTGACCGCTACGGCTACGCCAAAAGTTCAGGAGGATATTCTCAAAAATTTAGATATGACGGATGCTACCACTTTCAAAGCATCTTTCAACAGACCTAATTTATATTACGAAGTACGTACAAAAACTAAAAATATTGAGTCGGATATTATCCGTTTTATCAAACAGCACAAAGGAAAGTCAGGAATTATTTATTGTTTAAGCCGTAAAAAAGTGGAGGCAATTGCCGAAGTTTTGCAGGTAAACGGGATAAGTGCTGTGCCTTATCATGCAGGATTGGATGCCAAAACCCGAGCCAAACATCAGGATATGTTTCTTATGGAGGATGTTGATGTAGTGGTGGCAACTATTGCTTTTGGTATGGGAATAGATAAGCCGGACGTTCGTTTTGTTATTCATCACGATATTCCTAAATCATTAGAAAGTTATTATCAGGAAACCGGTCGTGCGGGGCGTGACGGTGGCGAAGGTCATTGTCTTGCCTATTATTCCTATAAAGATGTTGAGAAGTTAGAAAAATTCATGTCTGGCAAGCCTGTTGCTGAGCAGGAAATTGGGTTCGCTCTATTGCAGGAAGTGGTAGCTTATGCCGAAACTTCGATGTCCAGAAGAAGGTTTCTGCTTCATTATTTCGGGGAAGAATTTGACGATGTTAATGGAGATGGAGCTGATATGGATGACAATGTAAGAAATCCTAAAACAAAAGTAGAAGCCCTGGATGAAGTCGTGAAACTATTGGAAGTAGTACGCGATACGAAGCATTTGTATAAATCGAAAGAAGTTGTTTTTACGTTGATTGGCCGTGTCAATGCCGTTATCAAAGCACATAGAACCGATACGCAGTCTTTTTTTGGATGTGGTTCAGAGCATGATGAGAAATATTGGATGGCTTTATTGCGACAAGTTCTTGTTGCCGGGCTTTTGTCCAAAGACATTGAAACCTACGGAATCGTAAAAATCACTGAAAAAGGATTGCATTTTATTAAAAATAGAGAATCCTTTATGATGTCCGAGGATCATGAATACAATGAATCCGAAGATGAAGCAATTGTTACTGCAGCAAAATCTACAGGAACTGCCGATGAGTTGTTGATGGGTATGTTGCGTGATTTACGTAAAAAAGTATCTAAGAAATTAGGTGTTCCTCCCTTTGTGGTTTTTCAGGATCCATCACTAGAAGATATGGCATTGAAGTATCCGATTTCCCAAGAAGAATTGATTAATATTCATGGGGTTGGGGAAGGGAAAGCCAAGAAATACGGTGCAGCATTTCTCGAATTAATTAGTCGCTATGTAGACGACAACGATATTATTCGTCCAGAAGATTTGGTCGTTAAATCTACCGGAGTCAATTCAGTTAACAAGCTTTATATCATTCAAAACATTGATAGAAAATTATCTCTTGATGACATTGCTTCCGCTAAAGGGTTAAAGATGGATGATTTGATTAAAGAAATGGAACAAATAGTTTATTCGGGAACCAAGTTAAATATAAAATACTGGATTGATGACATGCTTGATGATGATCAGCAAGAAGAAATTCATGATTATTTTATGGAATCCGAATCAGATAATATAGAAGAAGCGCTCAAAGAATTTGAAGGCGATTATGATATTGATGAATTGCGACTGATGCGAATTAAGTTTATCAGTGAAGTAGCAAATTAA
- a CDS encoding SIS domain-containing protein has product MTTNENILASAKKTILSESEAIAKLTEYLDENFIEATQNIYNSKGRLIVTGIGKSAIIAQKMVATFNSTGTPSLFLHASEAIHGDLGMVQNEDVIICISKSGNSPEIKVLVPLLKRFGNTLIAITGNMTSFLAKGSDFVLNTTVEAEACPNNLAPTNSTTAQLVMGDAIAVCLMEMRDFKPEDFAVYHPGGALGKKLLLRVKDMLEHTLKPMVTPDTPIKKVIFEISEKRLGVTAVVDQDKVIGIITDGDIRRMLNDRDSFTDLTAKDIMTKNPKLITSTAMVVDALNILEDFSITQLVVVDNGEYKGVLHLHDILKEGIV; this is encoded by the coding sequence TTGACAACAAACGAAAATATATTGGCTAGCGCCAAAAAAACTATTTTATCTGAAAGTGAAGCAATTGCCAAACTAACTGAATATCTTGATGAAAACTTCATTGAAGCTACACAAAATATCTATAACTCCAAAGGTAGATTAATAGTTACAGGCATTGGAAAAAGCGCCATTATTGCCCAAAAAATGGTAGCCACTTTTAATTCTACCGGAACACCCTCTTTATTTCTTCATGCTTCCGAAGCGATACATGGTGATTTAGGAATGGTTCAAAACGAAGATGTAATTATTTGTATTTCAAAAAGTGGTAACAGCCCTGAAATAAAAGTACTAGTACCGCTTTTAAAACGTTTTGGCAATACACTAATTGCCATTACCGGAAACATGACTTCTTTTCTCGCTAAAGGTTCCGACTTTGTTTTAAACACTACAGTCGAAGCAGAGGCATGCCCTAATAATCTGGCTCCTACTAATAGTACAACTGCGCAATTAGTCATGGGCGATGCTATTGCGGTATGCCTTATGGAAATGCGCGATTTCAAACCAGAAGATTTTGCTGTATACCATCCAGGAGGAGCTTTAGGTAAAAAATTATTATTACGCGTAAAAGACATGTTAGAGCATACTTTGAAACCAATGGTTACTCCTGACACACCGATAAAGAAAGTAATTTTCGAAATTTCAGAGAAACGACTTGGCGTAACAGCCGTTGTGGATCAAGATAAAGTGATTGGAATTATTACCGATGGTGATATCCGAAGAATGCTAAATGACCGCGATTCATTTACTGATTTGACTGCCAAAGACATTATGACTAAAAACCCCAAATTAATAACATCTACAGCCATGGTTGTTGATGCATTGAATATTCTGGAAGACTTTTCCATTACACAATTAGTGGTAGTAGACAATGGTGAGTACAAAGGCGTATTACATTTACACGATATTTTAAAAGAAGGAATAGTATAA